DNA sequence from the Sylvia atricapilla isolate bSylAtr1 chromosome 15, bSylAtr1.pri, whole genome shotgun sequence genome:
GTCGCTGCCGCGCGTGCCGGTGCCCTGCAATACTGCAGCAGTGTCACTAGAGGTCCCCACGCCCCGTGCCCCACgcgggctggggacacggaCACGGCCGTGGTGCGGGGGGAGCCCACCCAGGGTACCCCACGTGTGGCCGCCCCACGCTGGGACCTCCACTCCGCACCCACGTCAGGTATCACCCACCTCACCCACCCCTTCACCTCCAAAACCGCTCCCTAACATCATCCTgcggggaaactgaggcacggccTCCCCGCCGCCCCACATTCCGCACCCTCGGGGGGTGGCAAGGGGCTGGCGGCCCCTTCCCCACCTATCCCGACGTGACGGTGGTGCCGCTGCCCAGCTTGATGATCATCTGCTGGCAGTCGTGCAGCGTCCGGCGGTCACCCAGCTTGTCCAGCGTGCGGGCAGCCTCGGCCAACATCCCCACACGCTGGCCCGGGCCCGCCaggaagctgggagggaggTAGCAGCAGGCCAGCAGCAGCGCCTCGGCGTGTTCCCGTGGGGTGGGGTGGCTTTCCGGCTCGccagctgcaggggacagagccaAGGTCAGCACCAAGGGCACCCGTGGAAGTCACTGAATAAATCTTGGGGGGATCGGCACGAGGATGGGGTTATTCGCCCACTCTGGAGCTGGTGGCACCACCAAGGGGTGGGAGCTCACGTGTCCCAGCTCTTGGAGTGCTGCAGGTGGGAAAGGGGTGTCCCACCCTATGTCTCACCCCATATCCCATCATCCAAGGTTGGTGGGTGCAGAAGGGGTTTGCCACTCTGTGTCCCACCACCCAAGACTTGTGGCGGCTGCTGTAGGTGTGCAGCAGGGTGCCCCACCTCATTTCCCATCCTCCAAGGTGGTGACAAAGGTGGCCGAATGGTGGCCCATGCCATGTCCCACCACTCAACATCCTGCGGAACTGTGAGAGCAGAGCGGTATGTCCCACCCCTGTCCCACCACGTATCCCACCACTCAAGGCTGCTGgggtgctgcaggtgaggaTTGAGGTGTCCCACCCCATCTCCCACCCCGTGCCCACCTGTTTTGCTGCCCTGCACTCCTCTCCTCCGCAGGCTGCGGTCCAGCAGCTGGTGAGTGCGCGTGGGGCTGGCCCGGGCCATCAGCCTGGCAGTGGCTTCGTGCAGGAACACCTGGATTGAGGGGACAGTGagcacagccagctgcaggGCACCAGGGGACCCAGCAGGTGACAGGTCTGGGGGCTCACCCGGCGCATGGCAGGGCGCAGGGTCTGTGCCAGGCGCCGCAGGCTGCTGAGGTCCTGCTGGAAGCCGCGGAGCTCCAGGGCGGAGGCCTGGTAGAGGCAGCTGCGCTGCTGGCTGGCCcccatctgctgctgccacaggttGGTGCGGGTGACCAGGAGCAGgtcacagagcaggagctgcactgcCTGCAGGGACAAGGGGGTCGGGGTGAGCAGGGGGTCGGACAGACAGACGGGGCGCAGAGGAGGTTGCTGCGGGCAGGCGCTGCTGCGCGGGACCCCCGCCGGGCTGCATGGCAGGGGCATTGCACTCCCAGTCTGACACATGCAATGCAACTACAATGCACCCCCGCGAGGGTCGGGGGCACCTCCcgccagggctgggggctcgCGACCACCTcgtccctccccagcccagctcacctTGTCGATGGTGCCCTTGGGGgggctgcccagctccaggctctcccgcaggcagctgctggcctTCTCACAGTGGCTCAGGGTGGCCTGGCTCCCATCCTGTTTGCTCAGCAAGGCACGGACAGCTCGGAAAGAGTGCAGGGCAGCACGGGGAAGGGGCTTCCTGCAAGATGGGAGGATATGCTGACCCCTCACTGTGCACAGCTGCGCCCTTCCTTAACATACACCAGGCGCTCCAAGTGTGTTCAGGGAGACTGGGCCAGTCCAAGGCAGAGGGGAGACATGCAGTGAGgtgccacccctgtccctgatgtccccagcaCTCACTCAGAGTTCTGAAGTGCCCGGGGCATGGTCTCCACCAGTGGGTAGAGGCGCTCAGCCCCCTCCtcatctccctgcagccagtggATAACGATGCCAATGAAGGATGCCCACCACTTGGACACGGGGTCGGTACCTGCGGGGTGGGAGGGACACAGGAGCAGGGTGTTTCCCCTCCCATGGCCCCCCACAAGAAGTAATCCCAATGGGAGACACACCAGCCTCACCTGTGACAGCTGCCAAGCCAGAGGTGATGGAGGGTGTGGGGCCAGGTGTGCCACTGACATCCGAGCAGCCGTTGAGCAGCTGGAGGTACTCAAGGGCATCAGAGAACCGCCTGTGGAAAGGGGCTGTGAGGGGGCTGGCCCCACACCAGGCAGGGCGAGAAGGTGCCCGCCCCAATACTCAcccctctccctgggcagtgggacGGCCAGGCTCCGGCATGGCCACGCAGCATAGCGCCTTCTCCAGGAGATGCTCACGGAAGAGCTGGGTCACCTGTGCCAGCGGGTCCACTGGAGCACAGAGATGGGGTCAGCAGGTACACCACACCCCAAAACGGGGGTGCAGGGTTTGGGAGCTTGGAGTCACCTGGGTTGCCGGCGGAGCTGTAGATGGtttccctggggacacccttGACCGCCCAGTCCCCGTCAACAAAGAAGCGGTGGCCCAAGGGGTGGCAGAGCCACTGCATGGCGGGGGGCACGGCCCCACCGTGGGACAGGGCCACGCGCCGGGCGCTGCAGAGGAAGGGGcgctgcagggagagcagggggtCAGGAAGGACCTGAGACCCAGGTCCCAGGGGACACAAGGGACAGCCCAGTGCCCCACACTCACCGCCAGGAAGTGGAAGCAGCGGTGCAGGCTGGCCTTGATCCGCAGGGCAGCCGCCACGTAGATCTCAGCCAGCGCTGCCACGGAGATGGCGTCACCGGCACACTCAGCCAGGTTGACAGCACTCAGTGCCAGGTTGATGGCCAGCAGATGTCCCCCAGCCTGCTTCCCTATaggaatggggacaggagggTCAGGCATGGGGCCAGTCAGGAGGTTGTGGGGACATGCAGGGCTCAGGGGTCCTGTCCCTTAGCCCCCATGGCTTGGGGCCGTACCGGTGAGGTGGAGCTGGTGCAGGCGGTGATAAGCCATGGCAGCATCGCGGGCACTCTGGCGGACGTGGGCAGGGGGCGGGGGGTCCGGGCGCAGCCCCCCAGCACGGGCAGCCAGCCAGCGACCCACCCAGAGGCGCTGGAGCAGGTGGCGCAGGAGCgtccagagcaggctgcaggccAGGTCCCCGTGGGAGGCCGGCAGCGGCCGCCCCAGCGCCCCGAGCGCCGTCCGCAGGTGCTGGGCCCCCTGCGCGAAGTCTCCCTGCGCCCGGAGAGAGGGGGTCAGTGTGGACAGGGTAAGGGGACGGGGCAggtggggcaggggacaccgTGCACGGTGGGACATACCCGGTCGAGGTCGAGGTCGGCCTGCCGGCGGTGCCGCCAGAAGAGGATGGAGGGCTCGGAGTGGGGGCGAGTGACAGGCTCCCCGCAGACGAAGAGCCGCACCACCGCACCCAGCACCAGCGCCACGTTCAGTGCCCAGAATGCCAGTGTGGGCCACAGCCACTGCATCCATCCCCACGGGTCCTCTGTGCAAGGATGGGGTCAGCAACACCCCACCAatgctgccctgtgcccaccccagGGTCTCCAACCAGTGGCCTTCATGCCACGTCCAGGAAAGAGCCTCCTCCCAATAATGTCCACCTCAAGAGATTCCACCCCATGGTCTCTGCCTCACACACATCCATTCTGGTGGCCTTcaccctgtgcccatcccagcagcatTCACCCAATGGTCCCTGCCCCATGTTCACCCCAATTGTCTCCCATCTCAGACCTATCACAAGACCCCCTCCTGATGGCCTTCACCCCACGTCTACCATGATCACCACCACTGTGATGGTCACCACTCTGACGCCCCTATCCCAAAAGTCTCATGCCAACCCCAACAGCCTCAAGCCAGGTAGCTCCTACCATACACCCACCCCAACATCCTGCACCTTGATGGTCTTCATCTCAACAGCTTCTAGCCCACGTGCACCCTGATAGCCTCCATCCCAATGTCCCCCACACCAGAGCTTACCCAAAGAGCCAGATGCAGCCATGATGCTCCTGCCAGGaccagcagtgtcctggctccccagaggggctggggaggcagaACCCTGGAGGAGGGAGGCCAGGGGGTtgaaggagaggcagaggaagacAAAGGTGCAGAGGGCCATGCGGGAGCGGTCCAGcattccctggctgctgggcgAGGGCGGCGGGTGCTCCTGCTTCACCtgcacagacagagctgctgtgagccTGGGACACGGGCATGGACGTGGGTGGTGGGATACAGGGCATGGGATATAGGGCACAGCATCCAGAGCATGGGGTACAGGGCATGGAATATAGG
Encoded proteins:
- the SREBF1 gene encoding sterol regulatory element-binding protein 1 — translated: MSALAFDDAALEGLTPSLGLSGASDIDTALLSDIDDMLQLINTPDNDFSGLFDSPFSAPDSAVSSGLPSTPSTLNTFLGPSKPPPAAPTGSAYTGAPGMATFTPPPPAPLLPAPSLGVKEEPSVVPSSQPQPQAGVMLAPSFVPASPSPFTPQPLVGYQNQHGFSAVQPGSAGQSLPSPVPAPQPSQPVTLPGPVQNVAPQQLLGPAAPTTPSVSPQIQSVPVLLQPHFIKADSLLLTAVKTDASSAKTSTIASLATSASSSATPLQVPALVSGGTILATVPLVVDAEKLPINRLAPSGKPALVQSRGEKRTAHNAIEKRYRSSINDKIVELKDLVVGTEAKLNKSAILRKAIEYIRFLQQSNQKLKQENLALKMAMQKNQPAKDLGTHCSRGAKAETPMEVVKAEVMEMLTPPPSDVGSPSHSSPLSLSGGSSNSSSDSEPESPLCAHGKVKQEHPPPSPSSQGMLDRSRMALCTFVFLCLSFNPLASLLQGSASPAPLGSQDTAGPGRSIMAASGSLEDPWGWMQWLWPTLAFWALNVALVLGAVVRLFVCGEPVTRPHSEPSILFWRHRRQADLDLDRGDFAQGAQHLRTALGALGRPLPASHGDLACSLLWTLLRHLLQRLWVGRWLAARAGGLRPDPPPPAHVRQSARDAAMAYHRLHQLHLTGKQAGGHLLAINLALSAVNLAECAGDAISVAALAEIYVAAALRIKASLHRCFHFLARPFLCSARRVALSHGGAVPPAMQWLCHPLGHRFFVDGDWAVKGVPRETIYSSAGNPVDPLAQVTQLFREHLLEKALCCVAMPEPGRPTAQGEGRFSDALEYLQLLNGCSDVSGTPGPTPSITSGLAAVTGTDPVSKWWASFIGIVIHWLQGDEEGAERLYPLVETMPRALQNSEKPLPRAALHSFRAVRALLSKQDGSQATLSHCEKASSCLRESLELGSPPKGTIDKAVQLLLCDLLLVTRTNLWQQQMGASQQRSCLYQASALELRGFQQDLSSLRRLAQTLRPAMRRVFLHEATARLMARASPTRTHQLLDRSLRRRGVQGSKTAGEPESHPTPREHAEALLLACCYLPPSFLAGPGQRVGMLAEAARTLDKLGDRRTLHDCQQMIIKLGSGTTVTSG